A region from the Sphingomonas flavescens genome encodes:
- a CDS encoding (2Fe-2S)-binding protein yields the protein MARMTVNGEGVNYRLDPATPLLWALRDASNLTGTKYGCDSRDCGACTVIIDGQAVTSCSVAIGALEGATVTTIEGLGGSHPVQQAWLAEQVTMCGYCEPGFIMAIAAMLDATPGPSDEQINALPNICRCGAYLRIRKAIARAVQAAAPKEPEVSTHTATVPQKAE from the coding sequence ATGGCGCGGATGACGGTCAATGGCGAGGGCGTGAACTATCGGCTCGATCCGGCGACGCCCTTGCTGTGGGCGCTGCGCGATGCATCGAACCTGACCGGCACTAAATATGGCTGCGACAGCCGTGATTGCGGGGCATGCACGGTCATCATCGACGGTCAGGCCGTGACAAGCTGCAGCGTTGCGATCGGCGCGCTGGAAGGAGCGACGGTGACGACCATCGAAGGGCTCGGCGGGTCACATCCGGTGCAGCAAGCCTGGCTTGCCGAGCAGGTGACGATGTGCGGCTATTGCGAGCCGGGTTTCATCATGGCCATCGCCGCCATGCTGGACGCGACTCCGGGGCCGTCGGACGAGCAGATCAATGCCCTGCCGAATATCTGCCGCTGTGGCGCTTACCTTCGTATTCGCAAGGCGATCGCGCGTGCTGTCCAGGCCGCGGCGCCCAAGGAACCGGAAGTTTCTACGCACACCGCAACCGTGCCTCAGAAGGCTGAATAA
- a CDS encoding RcnB family protein: MRKFIISLLLAGVAVSPAMARPQDADQNEQRARPDRAEAREQFRAQRDAQRADNGGRPERPQFSGNRPDRPQFDGNRGDRPRYDGNRPSFDGQRPSPEQIQAYRQQRGDGTARWNRDNVQRSGETSHWTRQPDQRAGETQRWTRDRNGGWNRPGGEVNQDWQQRQAWQNRQPTVDGRRWTGTWNRDWRNDRRYDWRRYRDQHRSTFRLGIYFDPFGYNYRRYDIGYRLSPAYYGQNYWFDPAMYGLPYPPPGTQWIRYWNDALLVDIYSGQVIDAIPNFFW, encoded by the coding sequence ATGCGTAAGTTTATCATTTCGCTGTTGCTGGCCGGCGTCGCGGTGTCGCCTGCCATGGCGCGTCCCCAAGACGCCGACCAGAACGAACAGCGTGCCCGCCCGGACCGCGCCGAAGCCCGCGAGCAATTCCGTGCACAGCGGGATGCCCAGCGTGCCGACAATGGCGGCCGCCCCGAACGCCCGCAGTTCAGCGGCAACCGTCCCGACCGTCCGCAGTTCGACGGAAACCGCGGTGACCGTCCGCGCTATGACGGCAACCGGCCTTCGTTCGATGGGCAGCGCCCAAGCCCTGAGCAGATCCAGGCGTATCGCCAGCAGCGGGGCGACGGAACCGCGCGGTGGAACCGCGATAACGTCCAGCGTTCGGGCGAAACATCGCACTGGACCCGCCAGCCCGATCAGCGTGCGGGTGAGACCCAGCGCTGGACGCGCGACCGCAACGGCGGCTGGAACCGGCCGGGCGGCGAGGTCAACCAGGACTGGCAACAGCGTCAGGCGTGGCAGAATCGCCAGCCGACGGTCGATGGCCGCCGCTGGACCGGGACCTGGAACCGCGACTGGCGCAACGACCGCCGCTACGACTGGCGGCGCTACCGCGACCAGCACCGCTCGACGTTCCGCCTCGGCATCTACTTCGATCCGTTCGGTTATAATTATCGCCGCTACGACATCGGGTACCGGTTGAGCCCGGCCTATTACGGGCAGAACTACTGGTTCGATCCGGCCATGTACGGCCTGCCGTACCCGCCGCCGGGCACGCAGTGGATCCGCTACTGGAACGATGCGCTGCTGGTGGACATCTATTCGGGACAGGTGATCGACGCGATCCCAAACTTCTTCTGGTAG